In one window of Hymenobacter nivis DNA:
- a CDS encoding class I fructose-bisphosphate aldolase, with amino-acid sequence MNINPLTTTAQALVVPGKGLLAMDESTGTCNARFAALGLPETIEARSAYRELLVTTPGLGEGISGAILFDETIRQHTAAGVSLVEILQQAGIIPGIKVDLGAHELAGFPGEQVTEGLDGLRPRLTEYAALGARFAKWRAVLTIGHDRPSRAGIAANAHALARYAALCQAAGLVPIVEPEVLLTGSHSLARCAAVTEEVLHEVFAQLRMQGVALEGMLLKPSMVLAGADCPKQPTTAQVADATVACLLRTVPAAVPGVAFLSGGQSPEEATRHLAAMHERFAGRLPWALTFSFGRALQQPALEIWAGQAANVAAAQQALLERVRGNMVAITAGSAVAM; translated from the coding sequence ATGAATATAAACCCCTTAACCACCACCGCCCAGGCCCTTGTAGTTCCCGGCAAAGGCCTGCTGGCGATGGACGAAAGCACCGGCACCTGCAATGCCCGCTTCGCTGCCCTGGGCCTCCCCGAAACCATAGAAGCCCGCAGCGCCTACCGCGAGCTGCTGGTGACCACGCCGGGGCTGGGCGAGGGCATCAGCGGGGCCATTCTGTTCGATGAAACCATCCGGCAGCACACGGCGGCGGGCGTTTCGTTGGTAGAAATCTTGCAGCAGGCGGGCATCATCCCCGGCATCAAGGTGGACCTGGGCGCGCACGAGCTGGCTGGCTTTCCTGGTGAGCAGGTCACCGAAGGGCTCGATGGCCTGCGCCCGCGCCTGACCGAGTACGCGGCGTTGGGGGCCCGCTTCGCCAAGTGGCGGGCGGTGCTCACCATTGGCCACGACCGGCCTAGCCGGGCCGGCATCGCGGCCAATGCCCATGCCCTGGCCCGCTACGCCGCCCTGTGCCAGGCGGCCGGCCTGGTGCCCATCGTGGAGCCCGAAGTGCTGCTGACTGGCTCCCACTCCCTGGCCCGGTGCGCCGCCGTGACCGAGGAAGTGCTGCACGAGGTGTTCGCCCAGCTGCGCATGCAGGGCGTGGCCCTGGAAGGGATGCTGCTGAAGCCCAGCATGGTGCTGGCCGGCGCCGACTGCCCCAAGCAGCCCACCACTGCGCAGGTGGCCGACGCTACTGTGGCTTGCCTGCTGCGCACGGTGCCGGCGGCCGTGCCGGGCGTGGCGTTTTTGTCGGGTGGGCAGTCGCCCGAGGAAGCCACGCGCCACCTGGCAGCCATGCACGAGCGGTTTGCCGGCCGGCTGCCGTGGGCGCTGACGTTTTCGTTTGGCCGGGCGCTGCAACAGCCGGCCCTGGAAATATGGGCCGGGCAGGCGGCCAACGTGGCCGCCGCCCAGCAGGCGCTGCTGGAACGGGTGCGCGGCAATATGGTGGCAATTACGGCGGGTAGCGCAGTGGCCATGTAA
- a CDS encoding bestrophin family protein → MLLDTRLPAHYIFRGIWPDMARVLLISSFFHFLKLALGAYLPPVPLQLPTILGSLISLLLAFKTNQSYERWWEARKIWGAIVNDSRTLVLQATGFVPEAQLAGPAAPLRALAYRQIAWCYCLGETLRGLDPAATLARYLPEKEVAYAQSQANKPLALLALHTAQLKEWYQLGALNPFQQVQLDATLVRLCDALGQAERLKSTVFPASYRRLVHFFIYLFLLTLSLGLVQTIGLWEIPVLLITASTFFLLERTARELQDPFRNAPTDTPVTALARTVEINLCQLLGEVAAPAPLAAEAFYLL, encoded by the coding sequence ATGCTGCTCGATACCAGGCTGCCCGCGCATTACATCTTCCGGGGTATTTGGCCCGATATGGCGCGGGTATTGTTGATTTCCAGTTTTTTCCACTTTCTGAAGCTGGCCCTGGGGGCCTACCTGCCGCCCGTGCCGTTGCAGCTGCCTACCATTTTGGGCAGCCTGATTTCGCTGCTGCTGGCCTTCAAAACCAACCAGTCGTACGAGCGCTGGTGGGAGGCCCGCAAAATTTGGGGCGCCATCGTCAACGACTCGCGCACGCTGGTGCTCCAGGCCACCGGCTTTGTGCCCGAGGCGCAGCTGGCCGGCCCGGCCGCGCCCCTGCGGGCGCTGGCCTACCGCCAGATAGCCTGGTGCTACTGCCTGGGCGAAACCCTGCGCGGCCTCGACCCCGCCGCCACGTTGGCGCGTTACCTGCCTGAAAAAGAAGTGGCTTATGCTCAATCGCAGGCGAATAAGCCGCTGGCCCTGCTGGCCCTGCACACCGCCCAGCTCAAAGAATGGTACCAGCTGGGGGCCCTCAACCCCTTCCAGCAAGTGCAGCTGGATGCTACGCTGGTGCGCCTCTGCGATGCCCTGGGCCAGGCCGAGCGCCTCAAGAGCACGGTGTTTCCGGCCAGCTACCGGCGCTTGGTGCACTTCTTTATCTACCTGTTTCTGCTCACGCTCTCGCTGGGCCTGGTGCAAACCATCGGCCTCTGGGAAATCCCGGTGCTGCTGATCACGGCTTCCACCTTTTTTCTGCTGGAGCGCACCGCCCGCGAGCTGCAAGACCCCTTCCGCAACGCGCCCACCGATACGCCGGTCACGGCCCTGGCCCGCACCGTCGAAATCAACCTCTGCCAGTTGCTGGGCGAGGTAGCGGCGCCCGCGCCACTTGCGGCCGAGGCGTTTTACCTGCTGTGA
- a CDS encoding cation-translocating P-type ATPase → MLNAQPQPPGLSTAAIAAARAAHGRNVLPDSAPTGLLATLKDVVTEPMFLLLLVACGVYVALGEGAEALTLGAALLVVASISVYQALRSDAALGALRALTQPRAQVRRNGALATVPVEDLVVGDAVRVAEGSRLPADGTITEANDFSADEAILTGEAVPVAKAVGAAVFGGTSTASGSAWLTLTAVGGHTKLGLIGASMAAIETEKTPLQLQVQQFVARMAWVGLGAFALVWGVNYAKSGDWVTALLFGLTLAMSILPEEIPVAFSSFMALGAARLSRLGVLTKQPQTVESLGSATVICTDKTGTLTEEGMAVRQVYDGAAAALAVLPGPLAPTAAAVLAYARYASETEPFDPMEKAIVAAFAAADPAAAAAPAPILHEYPLGGTPPMMTHVRQVGGQPLIAAKGAVEHVLAVCRPAPAVGAEIRRVTQALSTQGYRVLGVARGTQPGPGFPAAQDDFAWEFLGLVALENPPKANAAAVIRAFLAAGIQVKMITGDFPETAQAIARQVGLPGAGTLLTGQQVMALPAAELLPLAARTAVFARMFPEAKLKVVEALKATGEVVAMTGDGVNDGPALKAAHIGVAMGRRGTEVARQAASLVLVNDDLGGMVTAIAQGRRIYQNFKKAVFYVVSIHIPIVLTVAVPLLAGWRWENLFTPVHIIFLELVMGPTCSIAFENEPAEAGQMRQPPRPLTSTFLAGAELGRSLAQGLGIAAAVLGVYYYFMQQGAALPVVRTLTFATLVLSNIGLTLVNRSFTQSVFQTLRVPNRLLWLMLALTLALLLVTLLVPPAQRLFGFAPVPLGALGWCALAALVGVGWVEGYKAVLRARD, encoded by the coding sequence ATGCTCAACGCCCAGCCTCAACCCCCCGGCCTCTCCACCGCGGCCATTGCCGCGGCCCGCGCCGCGCACGGCCGCAACGTGCTGCCCGATAGCGCGCCCACCGGCCTGCTGGCCACGCTGAAAGACGTCGTGACCGAGCCCATGTTTCTGCTGCTGCTGGTGGCCTGCGGGGTGTACGTGGCGCTGGGCGAGGGGGCGGAGGCCCTCACGCTGGGGGCGGCGTTGCTGGTGGTGGCCAGCATTTCGGTGTACCAGGCGCTGCGCAGCGACGCGGCCCTGGGGGCCCTGCGCGCGCTGACCCAGCCCCGGGCCCAGGTACGGCGCAACGGCGCGCTGGCCACCGTGCCGGTCGAAGACCTGGTGGTGGGCGACGCCGTGCGCGTGGCCGAAGGCAGCCGCCTGCCCGCCGACGGCACCATTACCGAAGCCAACGACTTTTCGGCCGACGAGGCCATCCTCACCGGCGAGGCCGTGCCGGTGGCTAAGGCCGTGGGTGCGGCCGTGTTTGGGGGCACCAGCACGGCCTCGGGCAGCGCCTGGCTCACGCTCACGGCCGTGGGCGGGCACACGAAGCTGGGCCTCATCGGGGCGAGTATGGCCGCGATTGAAACCGAAAAAACGCCCTTGCAGCTCCAGGTGCAGCAGTTCGTGGCCCGCATGGCCTGGGTGGGGCTCGGGGCGTTTGCGCTGGTGTGGGGCGTAAATTATGCCAAGTCGGGCGATTGGGTCACGGCCCTGCTCTTCGGTCTCACGCTGGCCATGTCCATTTTGCCGGAGGAAATCCCGGTGGCTTTCAGCAGCTTCATGGCCCTGGGCGCGGCGCGGCTGAGCCGGCTGGGCGTGCTCACCAAGCAGCCCCAAACCGTGGAAAGCCTGGGCTCGGCCACCGTCATCTGCACCGACAAAACCGGCACCCTCACCGAGGAAGGCATGGCGGTCCGGCAGGTGTACGACGGGGCCGCGGCCGCCCTCGCCGTCCTGCCCGGCCCGCTCGCGCCCACCGCCGCGGCGGTGCTGGCCTACGCCCGTTACGCCAGCGAAACCGAGCCTTTCGACCCCATGGAAAAGGCCATCGTGGCCGCTTTTGCCGCCGCCGACCCGGCCGCCGCCGCCGCGCCCGCCCCCATTCTCCACGAGTATCCGCTGGGCGGCACTCCGCCCATGATGACGCACGTGCGCCAGGTGGGCGGCCAGCCGCTAATTGCCGCCAAAGGGGCAGTCGAGCACGTGCTGGCCGTGTGCCGCCCCGCCCCGGCGGTGGGCGCCGAAATCCGGCGCGTCACGCAGGCGCTTTCGACGCAGGGCTACCGGGTGCTGGGCGTGGCGCGGGGCACCCAGCCGGGCCCCGGCTTTCCGGCCGCGCAAGACGATTTTGCCTGGGAATTCTTGGGGCTGGTTGCCCTCGAAAACCCGCCCAAGGCTAACGCGGCAGCCGTTATCCGGGCCTTTCTTGCTGCCGGCATTCAGGTGAAGATGATAACCGGCGACTTCCCCGAAACGGCCCAGGCCATTGCCCGCCAGGTAGGCCTGCCGGGGGCCGGTACGCTGCTCACCGGCCAGCAGGTCATGGCCCTGCCGGCCGCCGAGCTGCTGCCGCTGGCGGCCCGCACGGCGGTGTTCGCCCGCATGTTTCCGGAGGCTAAGCTGAAAGTAGTGGAGGCCCTGAAAGCCACCGGCGAGGTGGTGGCCATGACCGGCGACGGCGTGAACGACGGCCCCGCCCTCAAGGCTGCCCACATCGGGGTGGCCATGGGCCGGCGCGGTACCGAAGTGGCCCGCCAGGCCGCCTCCCTGGTGCTCGTGAACGACGACCTGGGCGGCATGGTCACGGCCATCGCCCAGGGCCGGCGCATCTACCAGAACTTCAAAAAAGCGGTGTTCTACGTCGTCTCCATCCACATCCCGATTGTGCTCACCGTGGCCGTGCCGCTGCTGGCGGGCTGGCGCTGGGAAAACCTGTTTACGCCCGTCCACATCATTTTCCTGGAGCTGGTGATGGGCCCCACCTGCTCCATTGCCTTCGAAAACGAGCCTGCCGAGGCCGGCCAGATGCGCCAGCCGCCGCGCCCGCTCACCAGCACTTTCCTGGCCGGGGCCGAGCTGGGCCGTAGCCTGGCGCAGGGCCTGGGCATTGCGGCGGCCGTGCTGGGCGTATACTATTACTTTATGCAGCAGGGCGCGGCCCTGCCGGTGGTGCGCACGCTCACCTTCGCCACGCTGGTGCTCAGCAACATCGGCCTCACATTGGTCAATCGCTCGTTCACGCAGTCGGTGTTCCAGACCCTGCGCGTGCCCAACCGCCTGCTCTGGCTGATGCTGGCCCTCACGCTGGCCCTGCTGCTCGTGACGCTGCTGGTGCCGCCGGCGCAACGCCTGTTTGGCTTCGCGCCCGTGCCGCTGGGGGCCCTGGGCTGGTGCGCCCTGGCCGCGCTGGTAGGGGTAGGGTGGGTGGAGGGGTACAAGGCCGTGCTACGGGCGCGGGACTAG
- a CDS encoding MlaD family protein, with product MSQNSPGNSVRLGLFTVLGVGFLLALLYLMGRHQNLFGRSLVVQADFRNVSGLLTGNNVRLGGISVGNVKSIDLLNDSTVRVSMSLSRDAQSFVRQNAVATIGTDGLVGNTIINLTAQAAPAPPVRAGDVLRTTTPPSIDVMLGTLDVSNKNLAAITHSLRQMATRLDTSALWQLLNDQQLPANVRQSLDHVTAASAQLRRAATNAAQLTQGVRQGRGPLGYLLTDDKLPAQLGHAGQQLARTTDTLAATVAGLRHQLLDGRGPAHTLLTDTTAARQVRQTLRHVQQSTQKFDQSMTALQHNFLLRCYFKKQAKRKARAAADSARHL from the coding sequence ATGTCCCAGAACTCCCCCGGTAATAGCGTGCGCCTCGGCCTGTTTACAGTGCTGGGCGTGGGGTTTCTGCTGGCGCTACTATACCTGATGGGCCGGCACCAAAACCTGTTTGGCCGCAGCCTGGTGGTGCAGGCCGATTTTCGCAACGTGTCGGGCCTGCTCACCGGCAACAACGTACGCCTGGGCGGTATTTCGGTGGGCAACGTCAAAAGCATTGATTTACTGAACGATAGCACCGTACGCGTATCCATGAGCCTGAGCCGGGACGCGCAAAGCTTCGTGCGCCAAAACGCGGTAGCCACCATCGGCACCGACGGGCTAGTGGGCAACACCATCATCAACCTCACCGCCCAGGCCGCCCCCGCCCCGCCCGTGCGGGCCGGCGACGTGCTGCGCACCACCACCCCGCCCAGCATCGACGTTATGCTCGGCACCCTCGACGTCTCCAACAAGAACCTGGCCGCCATCACCCACAGCCTGCGCCAAATGGCGACCAGGCTCGACACCAGCGCCCTCTGGCAGCTGCTGAATGACCAGCAGCTGCCCGCCAACGTGCGCCAGAGCCTGGACCACGTGACCGCTGCCAGCGCCCAGCTACGCCGCGCCGCCACCAATGCTGCCCAGCTCACGCAGGGCGTGCGCCAGGGCCGGGGCCCGCTGGGCTACCTCCTCACCGACGACAAGCTGCCCGCCCAACTGGGGCACGCCGGCCAGCAGCTGGCCCGCACCACCGACACGCTGGCCGCTACCGTGGCCGGCCTCCGGCACCAGCTGCTGGACGGCCGGGGCCCCGCCCACACGCTGCTGACCGACACCACCGCCGCCCGCCAGGTGCGCCAAACCCTGCGCCACGTGCAGCAAAGCACCCAGAAGTTTGACCAGAGCATGACGGCCCTGCAACACAACTTCCTGCTGCGCTGCTATTTCAAGAAGCAAGCCAAGCGGAAAGCCCGCGCCGCCGCCGACTCAGCAAGGCATCTGTAG
- a CDS encoding ABC transporter ATP-binding protein, producing MPPPPPPRPAEAVLTVADVSLAFGENHVLRDFSLTLNRGENIVVLGKSGAGKSVLIKCIIGLIKPDAGTITVLGQDVGALDHAGLDRLRTKLGFLFQSNALYDSMTVRENLLFPLRRQRLAHTPAQENELVQQALEDVGLADTAALLPAALSGGMRKRIALARTLILRPDIILYDEPTTGLDPITGREIDHLIRAVQAKYNTSALIISHDLACVRLTADRVALLAEGRCYAEGTYAAVSTNTDPKVHDFFI from the coding sequence ATGCCTCCTCCCCCCCCGCCCCGCCCCGCAGAGGCCGTGCTCACGGTGGCCGACGTGAGCCTGGCATTTGGCGAAAACCACGTGCTGCGCGACTTTTCGCTCACCCTCAACCGGGGCGAAAACATTGTGGTGCTGGGCAAGTCAGGCGCTGGCAAATCAGTGCTGATCAAGTGCATCATCGGCCTGATAAAGCCCGACGCGGGCACCATCACGGTGCTGGGCCAGGACGTGGGGGCCCTCGACCACGCCGGCCTCGACCGCCTGCGCACCAAGTTGGGCTTCCTCTTCCAAAGCAACGCCCTCTACGACTCGATGACGGTGCGCGAAAACCTGCTCTTTCCGCTGCGCCGCCAGCGGCTGGCCCACACCCCGGCCCAGGAAAACGAGCTGGTGCAGCAAGCCCTCGAAGACGTGGGCCTGGCCGACACGGCCGCCCTGCTGCCGGCCGCCCTTTCGGGCGGCATGCGCAAGCGCATCGCACTAGCCCGCACGCTCATCCTGCGGCCCGACATCATTCTCTACGACGAGCCCACTACCGGCCTCGACCCCATCACGGGCCGCGAAATCGACCACCTCATCCGCGCCGTACAAGCCAAGTACAACACCTCGGCCCTCATTATCTCCCACGACCTGGCCTGCGTGCGCCTCACCGCCGACCGCGTGGCCTTGCTCGCCGAGGGCCGCTGCTACGCCGAAGGCACGTACGCCGCAGTGAGCACGAACACGGACCCCAAGGTGCACGACTTTTTCATTTAA
- a CDS encoding MlaE family ABC transporter permease — protein MSVTSLLAETGTVARFAGRFFREGFRPRYEVPEFFYQCYAVGYQSLPLVGITGFIMGLVLTLRLRPTMVQFGAESWIPVMVGLTIIQELSPIITGLMVAGKVGSNIGAELSSMRVTEQIDAMDVSGTNPFKYLVVTRVLATTLMVPVLTLLADAIGLFSAYVGVNMRGSTSLLLFANHILNSLTFGQLLPAVIKTFFFGFAIGLISCYKGYYASNDTAGVGRAANSAVVASSLAIFLLDLVAVLVSTALGLI, from the coding sequence GTGTCCGTTACCTCCCTGCTCGCCGAAACCGGCACCGTCGCCCGGTTTGCGGGGCGGTTTTTCCGCGAGGGGTTTCGGCCGCGCTACGAGGTGCCGGAATTTTTCTACCAATGCTACGCCGTGGGCTACCAGTCGCTGCCGCTGGTGGGCATCACGGGCTTCATCATGGGGCTGGTGCTCACGCTGCGGCTGCGGCCCACCATGGTGCAGTTCGGGGCCGAGTCGTGGATTCCGGTCATGGTGGGCCTCACCATCATTCAGGAGCTGAGCCCCATCATCACGGGCCTGATGGTGGCCGGCAAGGTGGGCTCCAACATCGGGGCCGAGCTCAGCTCGATGCGCGTAACCGAGCAGATTGACGCCATGGACGTGTCGGGCACCAACCCGTTCAAGTACCTGGTCGTCACGCGGGTGCTGGCCACCACGCTCATGGTGCCGGTGCTCACGCTGCTCGCCGACGCCATCGGGCTGTTCTCGGCCTACGTGGGCGTTAATATGCGGGGCTCCACCTCGTTGCTGCTGTTTGCCAACCACATTCTGAACAGCCTCACCTTCGGCCAGTTGCTGCCGGCGGTGATAAAAACCTTCTTTTTCGGCTTTGCCATCGGCCTCATCAGCTGCTACAAGGGCTACTACGCCAGCAACGACACCGCCGGCGTGGGCCGCGCCGCCAACTCGGCCGTGGTGGCCAGCTCGCTGGCCATTTTCCTGCTCGACCTGGTGGCCGTGCTCGTAAGCACCGCGCTGGGGCTGATTTGA
- a CDS encoding TIGR03364 family FAD-dependent oxidoreductase, giving the protein MENSYDLIVVGAGALGAFHAYFALQRGLKVLLLEKDARPMAATVRNFGQIIPSGMAEGTWFDYARASLATYKAIQAECDISIRPTGALYLASSPLEMQVLEEKHARYQALGYASAVLTGAQCRQHLPAVRADYCAGGLHFAQEVTAEPDLLIHRLLAYLVARWQLDYRPATPVREATAGTAGATVIDTHGRRYQGAQVVVCSGRDVQQLFPDVFAQSDLQLVKLQMLATYPLPQVALPGSVLTGLSIRRYHAFHSCPSFAQLRPDDVAPELRQWGIHLLFKQALDGAIILGDTHEYADVAGANPLDFNNSDHLNQLLLAEARRILDLPDWRIQRTWNGFYTQSRSAEIFQHSPDPRLHLVTGIGGKGMTTAAGFAQHHVAQLGL; this is encoded by the coding sequence ATGGAGAATTCGTATGATTTAATCGTTGTGGGCGCGGGGGCCCTGGGTGCGTTCCACGCCTACTTCGCGTTGCAGCGCGGCCTGAAAGTGCTGCTGCTGGAGAAAGACGCCCGGCCAATGGCGGCCACCGTGCGCAACTTCGGGCAAATCATCCCCTCGGGCATGGCCGAGGGCACGTGGTTCGACTACGCCCGCGCCAGTCTCGCCACTTACAAGGCCATCCAGGCCGAATGCGACATTTCGATCCGGCCCACCGGCGCCCTCTACTTGGCCTCGTCGCCGCTGGAAATGCAGGTACTGGAAGAAAAGCATGCGCGCTACCAGGCCCTAGGCTACGCCTCGGCGGTGCTCACCGGGGCCCAGTGCCGGCAGCACCTGCCCGCCGTGCGCGCCGACTACTGCGCCGGCGGCCTGCACTTTGCGCAGGAAGTAACCGCCGAGCCCGACCTACTCATCCACCGCCTGCTGGCCTACCTCGTGGCCCGCTGGCAGCTCGATTACCGGCCGGCCACGCCGGTGCGCGAAGCGACAGCCGGCACTGCCGGCGCCACGGTCATTGATACCCACGGCCGGCGCTACCAGGGGGCCCAGGTGGTGGTGTGCAGCGGCCGCGACGTACAGCAATTGTTCCCGGACGTGTTCGCGCAGAGCGACTTGCAACTGGTCAAGCTCCAGATGCTGGCCACCTACCCGCTGCCCCAGGTGGCACTGCCGGGCTCCGTGCTCACGGGCCTCAGCATCCGGCGCTACCACGCGTTTCACAGCTGCCCGTCGTTTGCCCAGCTGCGGCCCGACGACGTGGCCCCGGAGCTGCGCCAGTGGGGCATCCACCTGCTGTTCAAGCAGGCCCTCGACGGCGCCATCATCCTCGGCGACACCCACGAATACGCCGACGTAGCCGGCGCCAACCCCCTGGATTTCAACAACTCCGACCACCTCAACCAACTGCTGCTGGCCGAGGCCCGCCGCATCCTCGACCTGCCCGACTGGCGCATTCAGCGCACCTGGAACGGCTTCTACACCCAGAGCCGGTCGGCCGAGATTTTTCAGCACTCGCCCGACCCGCGCCTCCACCTCGTCACCGGCATTGGCGGCAAGGGCATGACCACCGCCGCCGGCTTCGCCCAGCACCACGTGGCGCAATTGGGGCTGTAA
- a CDS encoding helix-turn-helix domain-containing protein, with amino-acid sequence MKHDKLSLIGIRILELRKAKKLSLRELAKRSGLSAGLLSKIENFRTVPSLSVLVEIATSLEVDVSVLVKNITGEAAAPYLLVRADEGRPEPRDDSKGLRYKYLLSQDLLNYSLRVNEVVISPNTYRKPLSTNALELVYGLEGTVRYGFKDDEVAVGPGDTLYFDGVLAHSVRNNTEQPARVLKVYLLRHTD; translated from the coding sequence ATGAAGCACGATAAGCTGAGTTTAATTGGCATCCGCATCCTGGAGCTGCGCAAAGCCAAAAAGCTGAGCCTGCGCGAGCTGGCCAAGCGCAGCGGCCTGTCGGCGGGCCTGCTCTCCAAAATTGAGAATTTTCGCACCGTGCCCTCGCTCTCCGTACTGGTCGAAATCGCCACCTCGCTTGAAGTGGACGTGTCGGTGCTGGTGAAAAACATTACCGGCGAGGCCGCGGCCCCCTACCTGCTGGTGCGCGCCGATGAAGGCCGTCCCGAGCCGCGCGATGATTCCAAGGGCCTGCGCTATAAGTACCTGCTCTCGCAGGACCTGCTCAACTATAGCCTGCGCGTCAACGAGGTAGTCATCAGTCCCAATACCTACCGCAAGCCCCTATCCACCAACGCCCTGGAGCTGGTATACGGACTGGAAGGCACGGTGCGCTACGGCTTCAAAGACGACGAAGTAGCCGTGGGCCCCGGCGACACGCTCTACTTCGACGGAGTCCTGGCCCACTCCGTCCGCAACAATACCGAGCAGCCCGCCCGGGTGCTGAAAGTGTACCTACTGCGGCATACCGATTAG
- a CDS encoding HAD family hydrolase, producing the protein MASLQLVVFDMAGTTVRDQHEVEACFAQAAAATGLRATAARILAAQGQAKRFVFEALWREQLGGGVRLSVLEAQVDESYHAFRRILEAYYRTAAVVPTAGCLELLAFLRGRGVRVALTTGFYRAVTDLLLHRLGWDAGLDTQYRGTAHSFIDLSVASDEVAAGRPAPLMIQKAMQVFGITDPQSVYNVGDTPSDLESGRRAGCARSLGVVNGTHTRQQLAACPNDGLFASLAELHQHLQAELVPA; encoded by the coding sequence ATGGCTTCTTTGCAGCTCGTAGTTTTCGACATGGCCGGCACCACCGTCCGCGACCAGCACGAGGTGGAAGCCTGCTTCGCGCAGGCCGCCGCCGCCACCGGCCTGCGCGCCACCGCCGCCCGCATCCTGGCCGCCCAGGGCCAGGCCAAGCGCTTCGTATTTGAGGCGCTGTGGCGCGAGCAGCTGGGGGGGGGCGTGCGCCTGTCCGTGCTGGAGGCCCAGGTCGATGAGTCGTACCACGCGTTTCGTCGCATCCTGGAGGCCTACTACCGCACGGCCGCGGTGGTGCCCACGGCGGGCTGCCTGGAGCTGCTGGCGTTTCTGCGGGGCCGGGGTGTGCGGGTGGCCCTCACCACGGGCTTCTACCGCGCCGTGACGGACCTGCTCTTGCACCGCCTGGGCTGGGACGCGGGCCTGGATACCCAGTACCGCGGCACTGCGCACTCGTTCATCGACTTGTCCGTGGCCAGCGACGAGGTGGCCGCGGGCCGCCCCGCGCCGCTCATGATCCAAAAAGCCATGCAGGTGTTCGGCATTACTGATCCGCAAAGCGTATACAACGTGGGCGATACGCCCTCAGACCTCGAATCGGGCCGGCGCGCCGGGTGCGCCCGCAGCCTGGGTGTTGTCAACGGCACCCATACCCGCCAGCAGCTGGCCGCCTGCCCCAACGATGGCCTATTTGCCTCGCTCGCCGAGCTACACCAGCACCTGCAAGCCGAGTTGGTGCCGGCTTAG
- a CDS encoding transposase family protein: protein MDYLSLRERPRQFLALTSLRAAEFDDLLTDFAPAWERHHRYHTLEGTQRAFPAHRERANAVLAGSDIKLFFLLTYLKSNALQEHQAASFGISQARVSHLATALLGVLNQVLARRGLLPVRDGGELAQRLANHPEPVFAYDGVERGVPRNTDREAQAEEYSAKKKRTA, encoded by the coding sequence ATGGATTACCTGAGTTTGCGCGAGCGGCCCCGCCAGTTTCTGGCCCTAACCAGCTTGCGAGCGGCGGAGTTTGACGACTTGCTGACCGACTTTGCCCCGGCCTGGGAGCGCCACCACCGCTACCACACCCTGGAAGGAACCCAACGGGCGTTCCCCGCCCACCGCGAGCGGGCCAACGCCGTGCTGGCGGGCAGCGATATAAAGCTCTTTTTTCTGCTCACCTACCTCAAAAGCAACGCCTTGCAAGAGCACCAGGCCGCCAGCTTTGGCATTTCGCAAGCGCGCGTCAGCCACTTGGCTACCGCCCTGCTGGGCGTGCTCAACCAGGTGCTGGCCCGGCGCGGGCTGCTGCCCGTGCGCGACGGCGGCGAGTTGGCTCAGCGCCTGGCTAACCACCCGGAGCCGGTCTTTGCCTACGACGGGGTCGAGCGGGGCGTACCACGTAACACGGACCGGGAGGCCCAGGCCGAGGAGTACAGCGCCAAAAAAAAGCGCACCGCGTAA
- a CDS encoding transposase family protein codes for MTLCDSTQYVHFLSATESGRAHDKKLADEYALHLPAGCVLRQDLGLLGHAPTGVVVEMPHKKPPKRELTFAQKLYNQLLSPLRVVIEHAHSGIKRLHMVQGTIRLRGEWVRDTVMVVACGLHNLRVRSPHRAYRAPVHAKLANYAE; via the coding sequence ATGACCTTATGCGATTCCACGCAGTACGTGCATTTTCTCTCGGCTACGGAAAGCGGGCGAGCGCACGACAAAAAACTGGCCGACGAGTACGCGCTGCACCTACCGGCGGGCTGCGTGTTACGGCAGGATTTGGGCTTGCTGGGCCACGCCCCGACCGGGGTCGTGGTGGAGATGCCCCACAAGAAGCCGCCGAAGCGGGAGTTGACGTTTGCCCAAAAGCTGTATAACCAGTTGCTGAGTCCGTTGCGCGTCGTTATCGAACACGCGCACAGCGGTATCAAGCGCCTGCACATGGTGCAGGGCACTATCCGCTTGCGCGGCGAATGGGTGCGCGATACGGTCATGGTCGTGGCCTGTGGGCTGCACAACCTGCGCGTGCGCAGCCCGCACCGCGCCTATCGCGCACCTGTCCACGCGAAACTCGCTAACTACGCCGAATAA